The Candidatus Nitrospira nitrosa sequence CCTATAATTGGTACTGGTTAGTCGACGGGCTCATGGAAGCAGGGTACCGGGTCCACCTCGCTCATGCACCAGCCCTGCCGCAGTATAGTGGGCTCAAGCATGTTGACGATCAACACGATGCGCAGTGGTTAGCCCATTTACTCCGGCTAGGTTTGCTCCCTACCGGGTACATTTACCCCAAAGCGGAACGGGCCGTGCGGGACTTGTTGCGGAAGCGCAGTCAGTTGGTTCGGCACAAGACCATGGTCGTGCTGAGCCTACAAAGCCTGCTGACACGACTGACTGGCAATCGGCTCTCCCTCCCTCGGCTTCGACAGCTCACCCCAGAGGGCATTCAGGCACTTGTGCCATTTCCCGAACATGTGCAATCGGTCAGCAGTTCGTTGGCTGTGCTGCAATGTCTGGAGCACGAGATTCACACGATTGAGGGCACGGTTCGGGAAGCGGGGCGGACTCAGCCGGGCTATGTGCTCTTACAGACCGTCCCCGGAATCGGGCCGATCTTGGCGGGCACCATTCTCCTGGAAGCCGGTGACCTGCGGCGGTTTGCGACCGTGGGACACTTCGCCTCCTACTGTCGCTGTGTCGGCAGCGAACATGTGAGTAACGGCAAACGCAAAGGGGCTGGCAACACGAAGAACGGCAACAAGTATTTAAGCTGGGCGTTCATCGAGGCGGCGCACTTCGCCATTCGCTATGAGGCCGTGATTCGCCCGTCTTATCAGCGCAAGCAGGCACGGACGCATCCCCTTGTGGCGCTGAAGGCCGTGGCCCATAAATTGGCGCGGGCCTGCTATCACATGCTCCGTGCGCAGGTGCCATTCGATCTGTCCCGCGCTTTTGGCTAGGCGCGGCAGAGCTGGGGGGAGCTGGGAGCTCGCAAAGGGGTTGAGGCCACACCTCGCACTCCCGATTAGCCCCGGTCTTCCCCCTTCAACTCCCTCGCCACTGGCGTGGGGACTGAGACGCCTCGACCGTGAGCCATGATGGGGTTGGCGCCAGCCCGCTGGTAGCCAGACGTCCTGTGCGTAGGTATGCTGGACACGGCCGGGAACCGACGGTTGTCTGGGGCACGAGGTGCCAGGGGCTGGAGTGGATCCCCGACGGGGCTCGCTCCCACGCCTTGATCCTGATGGGTGACTGGTGCGGCTCAAATCCGAGCTGACACTGCTGACGACGACAACCGGGATGCGACGGAGTCACGCGACCACCATGGCGAGGGAAGACGTCGTCGGAGACCTCGCCCCGTTTGTAGGATACGGAGGGCATGATCGGCTGTGCCCTCTTGACCGGAGCCTTCGAGATGGGCGGCCCGTTTAAGTCCCCCCACGCACGGGCGTCCTCACAACAACCGGAGAACCATCATGCATTCACACCATACAAAGCATTTGTCTTCAGTCTTGGCCGTCCTACTCGGGTTTGCACTGGTCTGTGGCGTAACCACAATAACCCCGGCAACGAGTCACGCGATTCCCGTCGCTGGCGACTACACATTCACCAGCGGGTTCACCGGTACCTTCACATCCAACGGGAATGCGTTAACTGTCTGGTCATTCAGCGTACCATCGACAATCGTACTCTGGACTGATTCTGATCCATCAGTGCGTCCAGCCACCAATGGCAACACAATATTTTTTGCCGCGACGCAAGCTGGGGATGTCAGGATTGATTGGAGTAACACTTCATTCACCGCACGCCTAAACCTGACGGCTGGGGGCATAGGTAGTTTCGATGGACCGTTCAATTATCAGCCAGCAATAAATGGGACAGTGCCGGAATCCAGCAGTGCCGCCTTAACAGGCGTAGGTCTCTTGTTGCTGCTGGGCTATGGGTGGCGGCAGCGGCGTCATGCAGGGTTGCAAGTCGGATAAGCCACCTATGGCCCAGCGCTACCATCGCGACACGTAGTTACCTAAGAATGAGGCCTAGATGAGGTCTCGATCATGTTGCTCTTGAAGTCAGTGCGTAGGCTGCCTTTGCTGTTTTGACGTAGAACGGTCACAGCCGATCACGTAATAGATTGCTTGCCCATGAGCTACGGAGGGAGATGGTTCTGTTGGACATGTCCAACAGAATGCCCTCGCCCTAGAGAGTCAGGGTCTGGTTCAAGTACATCGAACTCCGACCTCTTTGAGCTTTGACGAAGACCTCTGCTTAAGCCTGGTCGGATAGCCATGGCCGATCGAGGTATCAGTTGTTGGACATGTCCAACAACCTCTCGATCCGGCTCGCGCGGTTCAAGCGAGATCTTGGCGAGATATGAGCGTGTAGAAAAACTGGTGCTGCGAGTGAAAGAGTTGTGGTGGGTGAGGATGTTCAGATTGTCCCTCTCCCCAGTTTGGATTGAAGAGAGGGACGAATTGATGAAGGACTACGGGAAAATAATCTGTTCGATGTGACAGTGCCGAGCCGGTACTTCCTCCTGCTTCCCATCCGAAAAATTGACGATCAGGTGGTTTGCTTGTTGTGGGGCACGCCGCAGATCTACAGTGCCTGATCGATCCTGAAACATGACGATCAAAGACGGCAGCGCTGGTACCGGACTATTCCTCTGTTTCTCACCACTACGTTCACTCTTTGAAGGGGCGACGGGTGTTTTCTGTGTGCCCCTCAGTTTGGCGGATAAGGCCGACACGGTTGCACGGGTGATCTCCTGATCGGTCGCACACCACCGTTCGACGTCTTTAGGAAACTCCTTATGCAGGTTCCGCAAGTCATAGAGTGTCTTGGCGGAGGAACATTTCCCTGACGTGTAAATCTCTTCGATACAAGCCGGTGGGTCAATGAGCGCCAAGTGATTCGTGACCATGGATCGGTTCACGCCGAGGAGCTCGGCAATGTGAGCCTGTTTTTCTCCTTCGTCCATCTTCTTCTTGATGAACATCGCGAGCTCACGCGGCTTCAGATCTTCCCGCTGCAAGTTTTCGATTACTTGTTGATAGTCCGTATGCGAACGATCGATGAAGGCGGGGATCGTAGTTTTTCCAACGGCTCTGGAGGCTCTGAGGCGACGCGCTCCAAAATTCAAAATCCATCGTTTCGGCTCCGTGGGATGGGGACGAATCGATATCGGTGTTTTGACTCCATGGATCCTAACGCTCTGTTCCAGTTCTTCCATGCTCGCTGCATCGAATTCCTGGCGCGGCTGTCCGGGGTCTTCGTCGATGTCCTTCAACGGAATATGAAGCGGGCGTCCCAAGACTTCAGCCGTCACGGTCCGTTCTTTGGCGATCGGATCCGGTGTCGGTGCGGGAGTCGTCCGATCAAGGGCCGTGAGATCCAACGTCGCGATTAGTGGTTTTTTCATTCCATCACCCCCATCGTATGAGCCACCTTTTGAAAGATCGGCTTCAGATGCAGCCATGCCTCTCGAGAACTGGTTTTCTGCAATGTCCAGATCGGTGCTCCCATCGCCTGTGCTTCCGCCACCGCTGTGCGTGAGGGAATGGCGGCCATTCGGCCGTCCTCTAGTCGAATGAACAGCGAGGCAAAGGCCTTACAGAGTTGGTCGAAATTCGCGCGTTGAAAGGGCGTGGGTTCCACCAGATTCGGCAGCAGGCCGATGAATCGAAGATCTTTATTTAGCGTGCTCTGTATCTTGAGGACCTGCGCCCGGAGTGCTGCGATGCCATCGACCGCTTCTTGATTCAGTTGAATAGGCGACAGCACAAAATCACCCACCACGAGTGATGCGAGCACGCGGATATCCGGGTTCGGATTCGTATCAATGATGGCCACATCGAACCGGTCGTCCATTTCGTTGAGGAACAGCCGGAGATTGTTGGCGAACTGGTTGTGATCCTCTTCTCGTCGCTCGAGTTTAAGTAGGTCGGCATGCGAGGGAATCACCACAAACGTTCCACCCTCAATGGTGGTGACCGGCTCCGTCAACAGTTGGTTGGCTGTGATGGAGGAGATGGTGGCCAGCCTGGAAGTGCCGATATTTTTCGACGTGTTTCCCTGATGGTCCAAGTCAATGATCAAGACCCGTTTCTTGAGCATTTCGACGAGGAAGTACCCCAGTTGGCAGGCAATCGCCGTTTTCCCTACGCCGCCCTTCTGATTGGCTAAGACCAATGTTTTCATCGATCGCTCTCCTTTGTCACGAGCCAGGACGTTGTCTGCTTTCTCACGACAGGCGTTCACGAATGACCAGCATGATGCCTCCCTTTATGGTTAGGTCTGCGTCATGTTTGAGAGAATGCGAGAGGCCGCTCCTGGTCGATCGATTCCATCAAGATAGAGTTGGTTCCTAATCATCTAATGGATTGCTCTCGCGAGTCGAGCACGTCATGGAGCGTGCGGCATTCTGAATCAGGCCTGCTGAACGGGACTGAGTATTTCTGCGAGTCTGTGTGGAAGGTTCTTCTCCCTTACGGTTCTCATGGGAGCAGTATCCTAGGTGAAAGAAATTGTCAATCCTCTTGCCCTAAAACCGTACAGATCGGTCATTGAATTGGGCATGACTCCGAGATGAATGTCCGGGTTGCCTTAGCGTACGCATGATTCCAGCTGAGGTTGAAAGTCGCGGCGACGCTCGAGTTCGACGAGATGGGTTGGATGACAAATTGGGTGAACCAAGCATTCTGTCATGCTCCACGTGCAGTACTGCTTGTAGCTACGGGTGCCGGCCGGCTACCGGCTACGCGTCGATAGTGTTGCCGTCCCTACGCAGCGTGGGGGGCATGGGAAAGAGCGGGATGAGATTGAGACAAGTATGGTCGTACGGTCGCTGACTGTCCTGTGAAGCAGTCTCGTGCGGCACTGGCTGATCTTTGCACGATCGACGGATTCAATAAATATTTTGTACTCCGTCCCGTTCCATCGTACCGTCACAGGTATGCCGGAACCATCGTTGTCGTTCCCGTGCGTCGCGGCCTCCGCTCGTCCCGAATGTGAACACGAACGGGAGGGTGAGCTGGAATAGCGGAGGTGTGGGGTCATCAAGCCTTCAGTTCTGGCGTTTGAAACAGATCAAATTTGAGTATCGAGGGGATGGAGGTGCCTATGACCATCGGATATCAGCGAGTCTTTCTGCTGTTGATACTCGTCCTCATGATTGGATTGGCTGGTTGTCAGCGTGAGACGCCAGTCGAGAAGTCGCAGGCTTCACAGTCGCCGTCGGTCGTTGATCAAGCGGTTCGTCAGTCTGTCGATGCGATCCAGACACCGATGGACAAGGCTCGCGGGGTGGAACGGACGCTGAGTGATGCGGCGGGTCGTACGGCTGATCGAGTTCAGGAAGGCACGCCGTAGCGGGAAGACAGAGGGCTCCTTTCCCGGTCTGGTCGATCTCAGTAGCGGGCTCTTGGGGCTCTGCGTACTCCATCTTGCAGGTTTCGTCATGACCCGTGCGGGCTCAGTGCCTTACTTCGCTCAGCACGAAACTCTTTCTGTCACATGCGCTCATTGCGTTCTTCCCACCGCGAGCATAGACTCTTTACCTAACCTTGAGCCGCGCGGGTCTTTGCGTCGGTGAATGGCACAGACCACGGTCGCGTGGCCACCCCCGAACCGTCGCATGCTATTTCCTCAGGAAGGAGAAGGTGGATGGATTTTGTTGTATTTCGTTGTATAGGGCGTGTCGTATTGTGCCTGATCCCGGTGATGGCCGTGAGTCTTCCGGTCGGCGCTGCCCCGCCTGGTCTGAATCCCTGCGCATTAGTGACAACCGCAGAGGTCGAGCAGGTCATCGGTAAGCTGAGGGGGACACCCAAAGGGGAAACACTGGCTGATGCTAAGTCGTGTACGTACGAATTTACCAATGGCCAGGATGAGTTCGAAGTCTGGATTGGCCCAGGTGATGCCTTCGCACTTATGCGGAAGGATGCGAAAAAGCCGGTGTCGGTGGGTGGCTTCGGGGAGGAGGCCTATATGGAGCGAGGCAGACTCGACCTCGGTTCGCTGGAACTCACCATGAGGAAAGGGGCGGTGTTGGCGCAACTTTCGATCAGGGAAGGCGCAGGCGACGAAGCGAAGCTGAAGGCCTTAGCGCAGAAGGCTGTGGGGCGAATGTGACGGATTGGAAGGTCATGAGGTAGCTATGGTTAGAAACTGCTCGTGGGTTTTGGTTTGGAGGGAATCGGTGCGTTACATCAAGTCATGACGGGATTCACTTCTTACTAGGAGTCTCACGATCATGAGGTATTGTGGGTATTCTTCTGCAGATGCTCACCGGGCTGATGCTCGGTTATGTCACGACCACGCTACTTGAGTCCACGCTTCATCGGGTGATCTATCATGCGGGACCACGAATCCGCCGGCTCTGGGCGCGCTATCCGAGGCTCAGTGGACCATTCAGGCGTGCCTATTTCTCCCATGGCATCGTCCATCATCGGTGGACCTTTCGAAAAGATTTTGTGACCCAATTTTCAAGCCAACAGGAAAAGGAACGGCTTGATGTGAAGCTCGGGTCTCATCAGGCTTCGTTGATTCGGCAAGAACACTATGGCATGAGCTTGAGAGGGGTTGGGATTGCCTGGTTCAATCTGCCGATCTTGCCCTGCATCCTGCTGATCGGTCTGGTATGTGGTCCATGGGGCCTGGTTGGAGCCCTTCCTGCCCTTGTGGCCTATTCCTGCTTGGCGATGTTCGTGCATCCCTATTTGCATCGACCCGCTGAAGGGGATATGACAGGTGTCTCTCCTGCCCTGCGATGGATTCTGAAGACCGAATATGTTCGGTTCTTGAGGCGTCATCATTTCCTTCACCATCGATATACAGACTGCAATTTCAACTTACTGCTGGGCGGAGATGTGGTGCTTGGTCGCTCTCGTCCACCGACGGTACAGGATTGGGATGAGATGCGTCGGCTTGGTCTTGTCGTGGATGGCGACAGAAGGCGGATGTCGTCGACCCTCATCCGCCGTGGTTCTTAATACCCTGTTCCCATCCGTAGAGAATCGCCTGCTGATGTTGATTCCACGGTCCCATGATGCCTTCATTCCAGTTTTGTCGCGCGAGCGGTTCAAGGCGCTTCCAGTCCATCTTCTGATTGTCTCGATCCTGGGCGAGGTCAAAGCCATATTTATAGGCTAGTCGATAATGTTGGTAGGTCTGCCCTGAGGTCGCATAGTGCGACCGGTAATGAGTTTCGAAAAGGGACTCGTGACGTAAGAATAGGTCGGTTTCTTCATGGGATTTATACTCTTCGGCGGACTGCATGACTCCTCGGAGATGGCTGGATCGCGAGTGGTCAGCAGGCAAGAGACGAAGCATCACCCAGGTGAGAGGAATGATCAGGATGAGGAGTCGAAATATGCTGCTAGCGCCCATGGAGACCTCCAGGCAGGGTGCGGGGCACATGATAAGTGAGATCGATTCCAACTTCCAGCCCAAGTTTTAGGCACATTGATCATGCGCCATCGGGAAGCCCCAGCGGGACACGTGGGAAGGGCATGACGTGCGTACGCGACAGTCTCGTTCATGTGCATCGTGCTTGTGTCGCGGAAGTTGCCACCTCCAGGGGCTTACTTTCTCTGACCTCCGTGTAGTACACAAGGGGTCAATCGAGATGTGGTGAAGGGGGTGCACGTATGGGACAACAAACGACTCATTTGACCAAGCCCCAGCTGTTTCTTTCGACCCTACAGGTCATCGTGCTTCTGGCAGGTGTGCTTCTGAGCGGAGGAGTGGCGTTCCCCTTCGGTGGCCAAGTGGTAACCGTGCTTGATGGTGGCACGATTGAAGTAGTGCGAAGCGGAAAGGCGCAACGAGTTCGCTTGAACGGGATTGCCTGTCCGAGGAGTGGCCAACCCTACAGCGAGCAGGCCAAACAAGCGACATCGGACCTGGGATTTAGTATGGACGTGACGCTTCAGATCTATGGTAAGGACAAGCAGGGACGTGTTGTGGCTGAGGTGCTTCTTCCCGATGACAGGAACATGAGCCAGTTGTTGGTACAGCAGGGCTGGTGTTGGTGGGATCGGAAGCAGGCCCCTGATGATACCCAGCTGGAAGCGCTGGAGAAAGAGGCACGAGAGTCCCAAAGGGGATTGTGGGCTGATCCAGATCCGGTCCCACCATGGGAATGGCGGAAGAATGCTCGGGCTACGACGCCATAGTCAGAAAATACACATGAATGGCAGGTTGTGCCGATGATTCTGCGCGAGGGGTTATATTTGCCGCGAGTAGTCAGCGGCCTGGTCGGTAAGAAGTCTTCGAGGGGGAGCGGCGGATCGAGCTGGTGCCGGTGGAGGTTGGATTGGGCTGATCGGTCTTCCCGCATGGGCATGGCCCATGCGGGAAGGAACACTGTTCAGAAGGTGTGGCGTACCCCGAACAACAATCCGATAGTGGAAGCATCCCCATTTGCATGATTCCGCTTCCAGGCCGTTTCCACATTCAGTTTCATTCCTTGTGGGGCTCCTGGGATTAAATTGGTCAAGGCATAGTCCACGCCTCCGCCAACCCGCCATGCAAAACTGTCGGACACGTTGTGTGTATTAATGTTTACACCGATTCCGGTTGTGACATAGGGAATCAGATTTCCAAAATGCCCAGGACGATACTCCAAGTTGACAGGCAGCAAGGTGACGGTATTGACGGAGCCGGTCCCAGGATCATCGACACCATGATTTTCCCATTCCAGCATCATCCCGGCCCGGAACCATTTATTGAGGCCATACATGCCTTGGAAGTTCACCAAGGGGCCGACGGTAGATACGCCGGAGCCTTGTGTGGTGAAGCTCGGTCCGACACGAAACCCTCCTGTGATTCTCCCTTCTTCAGCCATGCCTTCATGGACCCATCCCCCATCGGCGGCATCGGAAGGATGATCATCAGGGGGATGAGCCTGAGCGACGTGAGGAGTCATGCCGAGCAAGAGTGTAGCGGTCAGTATCCCCTTTAATAAGGATGGAGTAAAGCTTGTATGCATGGTGTTCTCCTAAGGTAAGCCAATGATGGAGCGAACTGTAACGGACTCCTCCCGCAGTTTCAATAGAAAGCGTGTATTGGTCAAGAGGAATCCAATCCATTTTGAATGTGAGAGCCACCACGTCATGGGATTCTACGGCGGTCGGGCATCATCATGCGTCATCCTTCTGCGCGAGGCTTGGTGAGTTCCTCCAGGAGAAACGTTCGCACTCGTTCTCGCGCGTCACGCGAGGCCTGTCCGGACTGAGCTCGCTCTTTCCACGAGCCGATCAGCGTGCTATGGGCGTGCGTCGGTTTGCCATCGATCTGATAGGCACCGGCCGGGATGGCGCCGTCGATGAAGCGATGGCCAAACATGTCGCTCAGGGTCTTGTGTTTCTCAGAAGGAGCCATGCAGTCTGTTTCGAACCGCAATCCGTACACCTTGGCGGTGCTTGTTTTGGCGATCGTGAGATCGTCTTCGGATATCCCAAGGGATGCCTTGTCATTGTCCGTGTACCACCAGAAGCGTAAGGGAAGCGCTGGTTGGGCGACCACTGCTGCAGTGACCCGAGGATGATCCAACAGAGCAAGGGGGAAGGGACCGGTCAGGCAATTGCCGATGAGACCGATCCGCTGCCCCGCATGTCGGTTTCCCATCGTCTGGACCACGCCGCGCAGCCAGTTGACGATCGGTGCGCTTCCGTGGGATGGCGTTCCCCATTCCCCACCAGGAAGAAATTCCACGACGCCTCCAAGCCAGTACGCCTCCAAGCCATGTATCGGCGAGAACTTGCCTTTCTCGCCGAACAGCAATGGGACGTAGACGGTGAAATCTTTCGAGAGCTCCTCGGCATAGGCCAATGTTCCGGGGGATAGTCCGGTCATCTCGTGGAGTAAGAGGACCGGAGGTTTGGCCGTGTCGTCATTGAGGCAGAACACGGAATGGGTGATTCCAGCGTGCGAGAAGGGTTGCTCAAAACATTCGGTCCAATTCCCAGCAGGCCTCCCCTCTTCTTTTACGTGTGGTGCGCACATCCCGAGCTGTGTGGCCCCACAGCCCGACAGGAGCATCGACAACACCACGCCATGGAAAAGCGGACTTCGGGATCTCTCCCGTGTCGTTCTGTCTCTCAAACTGGGGCAGTCCGTCTTGCGCATATGGTGTCGATTCAGTCTCATTCGCCGGCGCTAAGGCGCATCGGACGTTGTCGAAGTCGTTGTGGCATCGTGCGCAAGGTCCCTGATCAGACGCTGAAATTCTGAATTGTTCCGCAATAGACGCGATCCGGCTTGAAGCAGATGATCGACTTCTTCGTTGGTCAAGGCGAGGTTGGTGGCAATATTCATGAGGCGCGCCTCTTCCTCCGGATCGGTCATTTCTGTCAGGCTCGCGTTGATGAAGTAGATATCCGCGTCCGGCGCGAAAATGCTGGGAGCACTATCGGGCCTCTGCCTGAGCTGTAGGCGCCATTGCTGCACGGCCTGATCCAGGAGTTGCATGGTGTCTGTGGAATAGCGGTTGATCGGGATATCAATTAATGCGTGGCTTACTCGCGAAAGACCCGGGATATCGTTGAGCTGGTATTGAGTCAGATCCGGAGCGGTTTCCGCGCTCACCATGAGGTAGACCAGCTTTCGAATGTTCTTGGCTCCGAGCATCTGGAACGTTGACTCCAGATCTCCGACGAGGGCCGTCGTTTCCAAGACGGTGCGCATCCCAATATTGTCGGAAAGCCCGCCATCCAAAAGATGAATGTACGGACGTTTCTTGGCGTCGAGATAGGACCGGAGTTCCCTGGCGCGCTGGCGGCCCCATGCGGTGGGCCGCTCTTCCACCAATCTGGTCGGCGGCTGAAATCCACATTCGCCGGCATAGTTTTTAATTGAAATCGGGCTGAGCAGCAGTGGGAGTGCACTCGTGGAGGCGGCGGCGACCGACAAGGGGAGTTGGCTGAGGTCCGAACAGATGATGTTGAATTGCCGCTGGTTGAACTCGAAGCGTGAAAGAGAGGCCATGTCGGAGGCATGCAAATTAATGATGGGGCGCTGGCGCTTGGCAAGGAGATCACCAAAAGTATGGCCATTGAATAGGGCCTCGTCCAATAACTCGGCGAAGATATGGGCGCGACCGAAATATGGAGACCAGAGTCGAAGCCAGTTGGACGGAGAACGAAAAATCCTGGACCGAAGTTCGGTCTCCCAATCCTTCCGGAGAAATTGAGTCTCGAAATCCTGGAAGATACGGTCACCATAGAGCGCGTAATACACCGCAGTGAAGCTTCCGCCCGAAACGGCATTGATAATGTTCAGCTCATCGACCAGTCGTTCTTGACGTCCCTCCCAGACGATCAGAGTTCGAGCCAGCTCTTGCAACACGCCGTAGGAGAGGGCCGATGCGCGCGCACCGCCACCTGAGAACGATGCGACGATGAACAGACCGTCCGAGCTGCCGATCTTGGATGGAGGCAGGTTCGTCGATCGGTAGCCATAGGCTGGGTCCCAGTGGGACAAGGGCGCGTTCATGGTCGGGCGGACGTATTCGCAGCCGAGCAACAGCATGGCGCAGCCGATCACCATCCAGGTAACCAGCGGACGTGTAAGAGCTGTTAGGAGAGCGTGAACGGCCTTCATGAACGGGGGAGGGTACGCAGGCGGATGGATTGTGTCAACTCTATTGGGCCGGATCGTCGACAATCGAAGACTATGGCACTGTCGTTCATGACCCTGTCGGCAGTTGTCTGCTCAGCGACATTGAATCGGCGACGCTCATGGAGTATTGTTTGTGCTCAGTGCTAATACGGAGAGCCCTCAGCGCATCCGACTCTCCTGGATGGTACATACAACCGGGTGCAGTTCGCATCGGATGAAGAAGGAGCCTGTGATGAGTCACATCGGCATCCTCTGCCCCAATACCTCAGGGCATGTGAATGCCATGTTGGCGTTGGCCGATGCGACCCGTGGCCGCGGGCACCGGGTCACCTTTTTTTTATTGGGCAAACCGCCTGCATCGATCGCGGGAGCCGGGTTCGAGACCGTCCCTCTTGGCGGGACCGTCTTCCCTGCTGATGTATACCAAGCCGAGTTTCAGAAGCTCGGCTCGCTTCAGGACCGGGCAGCGCTCAAGCACACGCTTGCGATCGGTGCACGTGCGGCTGATACCGTGCTAGAAATCGGGCCAACCGTCGTACGCGATGCTGGTGTCTCGGCTTTGGTGGTCGATCAAGTCTCGTTTCCTGGTGGGACGGTTGCCGATCAGCTAGGGCTTCCCTTTGCAACGGTCTGTAATGCGCTTCTCCTGAACCCGGACCCTGCCGTCCCGCCCTACTTTACGCACTGGCAACCTCGGGATGCGTGGTGGTCGCGGACTCGCAACCGAATCGCTTGGATGGGACTGAATCGACTGTATGCGCCCATCGTGACACGCATTCAAGATCACCGCCGAAAGCTGGGGCTTCCGGTTCCAACCGGTATCCCACAGGTCTGGTCCGACAAACTCCAAATCAGCCAGCAACCTGAACTCTTTGAATTCCCTCGGCGTGAGTTGCCGATACAGGTCCGGTTCGTCGGCCCTCTCCATCGACCGGCCGGCTCTCAGCCCGTCCCGTTTCCCTGGGATCGTCTTGATGGACGTCCGTTGATCTATGCCTCGCTGGGAACACTGGTCAACCGTGTCGCAGGTATGTTCCGTGTGATTGCGGAGGCCTGTGATGGACTTGATGCCCAATTGGTTATCTCAACCGGGAATGGGGTGT is a genomic window containing:
- a CDS encoding patatin-like phospholipase family protein; translated protein: MVIGCAMLLLGCEYVRPTMNAPLSHWDPAYGYRSTNLPPSKIGSSDGLFIVASFSGGGARASALSYGVLQELARTLIVWEGRQERLVDELNIINAVSGGSFTAVYYALYGDRIFQDFETQFLRKDWETELRSRIFRSPSNWLRLWSPYFGRAHIFAELLDEALFNGHTFGDLLAKRQRPIINLHASDMASLSRFEFNQRQFNIICSDLSQLPLSVAAASTSALPLLLSPISIKNYAGECGFQPPTRLVEERPTAWGRQRARELRSYLDAKKRPYIHLLDGGLSDNIGMRTVLETTALVGDLESTFQMLGAKNIRKLVYLMVSAETAPDLTQYQLNDIPGLSRVSHALIDIPINRYSTDTMQLLDQAVQQWRLQLRQRPDSAPSIFAPDADIYFINASLTEMTDPEEEARLMNIATNLALTNEEVDHLLQAGSRLLRNNSEFQRLIRDLAHDATTTSTTSDAP
- a CDS encoding ParA family protein, with translation MKTLVLANQKGGVGKTAIACQLGYFLVEMLKKRVLIIDLDHQGNTSKNIGTSRLATISSITANQLLTEPVTTIEGGTFVVIPSHADLLKLERREEDHNQFANNLRLFLNEMDDRFDVAIIDTNPNPDIRVLASLVVGDFVLSPIQLNQEAVDGIAALRAQVLKIQSTLNKDLRFIGLLPNLVEPTPFQRANFDQLCKAFASLFIRLEDGRMAAIPSRTAVAEAQAMGAPIWTLQKTSSREAWLHLKPIFQKVAHTMGVME
- a CDS encoding glycosyltransferase — translated: MSHIGILCPNTSGHVNAMLALADATRGRGHRVTFFLLGKPPASIAGAGFETVPLGGTVFPADVYQAEFQKLGSLQDRAALKHTLAIGARAADTVLEIGPTVVRDAGVSALVVDQVSFPGGTVADQLGLPFATVCNALLLNPDPAVPPYFTHWQPRDAWWSRTRNRIAWMGLNRLYAPIVTRIQDHRRKLGLPVPTGIPQVWSDKLQISQQPELFEFPRRELPIQVRFVGPLHRPAGSQPVPFPWDRLDGRPLIYASLGTLVNRVAGMFRVIAEACDGLDAQLVISTGNGVSPETLGNLPGDPIVVSYAPQLDLLRRATLAVTHAGLNTVLEALSTGLPMVAIPITNDQPGVAARIAWIGAGEAVPIKNVTVQVLRSAVVRVRSDPSYRAAAERVRDAIEVAGGAPCAAELIEQRLALKT
- a CDS encoding outer membrane beta-barrel protein: MHTSFTPSLLKGILTATLLLGMTPHVAQAHPPDDHPSDAADGGWVHEGMAEEGRITGGFRVGPSFTTQGSGVSTVGPLVNFQGMYGLNKWFRAGMMLEWENHGVDDPGTGSVNTVTLLPVNLEYRPGHFGNLIPYVTTGIGVNINTHNVSDSFAWRVGGGVDYALTNLIPGAPQGMKLNVETAWKRNHANGDASTIGLLFGVRHTF
- a CDS encoding IS110 family RNA-guided transposase is translated as MMCYAGIDLHATNSVLVVIDEADRVLYQKRLRNDLAVIFTALTPYQTTLQGVVVESTYNWYWLVDGLMEAGYRVHLAHAPALPQYSGLKHVDDQHDAQWLAHLLRLGLLPTGYIYPKAERAVRDLLRKRSQLVRHKTMVVLSLQSLLTRLTGNRLSLPRLRQLTPEGIQALVPFPEHVQSVSSSLAVLQCLEHEIHTIEGTVREAGRTQPGYVLLQTVPGIGPILAGTILLEAGDLRRFATVGHFASYCRCVGSEHVSNGKRKGAGNTKNGNKYLSWAFIEAAHFAIRYEAVIRPSYQRKQARTHPLVALKAVAHKLARACYHMLRAQVPFDLSRAFG
- a CDS encoding DUF3558 domain-containing protein, whose translation is MDFVVFRCIGRVVLCLIPVMAVSLPVGAAPPGLNPCALVTTAEVEQVIGKLRGTPKGETLADAKSCTYEFTNGQDEFEVWIGPGDAFALMRKDAKKPVSVGGFGEEAYMERGRLDLGSLELTMRKGAVLAQLSIREGAGDEAKLKALAQKAVGRM
- a CDS encoding ParB/RepB/Spo0J family partition protein, which translates into the protein MKKPLIATLDLTALDRTTPAPTPDPIAKERTVTAEVLGRPLHIPLKDIDEDPGQPRQEFDAASMEELEQSVRIHGVKTPISIRPHPTEPKRWILNFGARRLRASRAVGKTTIPAFIDRSHTDYQQVIENLQREDLKPRELAMFIKKKMDEGEKQAHIAELLGVNRSMVTNHLALIDPPACIEEIYTSGKCSSAKTLYDLRNLHKEFPKDVERWCATDQEITRATVSALSAKLRGTQKTPVAPSKSERSGEKQRNSPVPALPSLIVMFQDRSGTVDLRRAPQQANHLIVNFSDGKQEEVPARHCHIEQIIFP
- a CDS encoding thermonuclease family protein, whose amino-acid sequence is MGQQTTHLTKPQLFLSTLQVIVLLAGVLLSGGVAFPFGGQVVTVLDGGTIEVVRSGKAQRVRLNGIACPRSGQPYSEQAKQATSDLGFSMDVTLQIYGKDKQGRVVAEVLLPDDRNMSQLLVQQGWCWWDRKQAPDDTQLEALEKEARESQRGLWADPDPVPPWEWRKNARATTP